TATAGACTGTTTTCTCACCACACCTTTACCGGAGTAATTCACATTTAACCCCTTATTTTCAAGAATAAAGAGCGCATCTCTCAAGGGTAATCCTGAAACATCTGGTACCGATGGAGCATCCATGTCATTATTTTCCCATTGCACTGGCTCAGCATTTGAAACCGTTCTTACCCACTGTTCAGCATTCGCTGGATTCGCTTTCACTCCCAGCTCTTCAAATATTTCATTTAGCTCTTCTCCTCTACCCGCTCTCGTGAAGGGGTATTTAGGATTGACGTTGTCTTCAGCGATAAATATTTCCTTTTGATTATGAGGATTTAACTCTAAGTCCAAAGCGTATATTCTATCTGCGATTTCTTTGAAAACTGGGGCAGAGACATCCCCCCCATAGGCAGCAAAACCTTTTGGATTATCGATTACCACGATCATGGAATACTTTGGTCGATCTGCAGGGAAATAGCCTGCGAAACTCGTGTAATACTTACGAGTATATTTTCCATCCACCAATTTCTGTGCGGTTCCTGTCTTACCCGCTATCTTATAATCTGCATCGACAATATTTCTTGCTGTTCCTCGATCTACAACTCCTTCTAAAAGTTCCTGCAACTGCTTAATCGTTTTATCAGAAGCTATTTGCTGACGGATTACCTCGGTTTCATATAGTTTCTCGATGGTATTTCCACGAACTATGGATTTTACAATCATAGGTTTTACCATAGTACCACCATTTGCCACCGCATTATATAAAGAGAGGGTATGTATTGGATTAAGCTTAATTTCATAGCCAATGGAAATCCAAGGCAAGGATGTCCCATACCAGTTTTTATCTCCGGGAGTCTTGAAATAGGGCTTACCTTCTCCTATCAACTGAAATCCTAATGGCTCTTTTAAACCCACTTTATCCAGATAGGCCATAAATTTGGAAGGACTGGAACCAAAGTATTCATCCACCAATTTGGAAATTCCCACATTGGAAGACTTTTCGAAAGCTTCTCGAACGGTCAATGTTCCATAGCCTCCATTTTTGGCATCTCTCATGGTGCGATCGTAAAATCTATGAGCTCCATTTCCTGTCTCTACCTTATCATTCAGGCTTACTTTGTTTTCTTCCAAAAGAGCCAACATAGAAAGTAGCTTGAAAGTGGATCCTGGCTCTGTATTACCTTGATCACCGATCGCGTAATTGTAGTTCTCTCCGTAACCATTTCCACTTTTATTTCTTTGCAGGTTGGCGATGGCCTTGATCTCTCCGGTTTTCACTTCCATGACGATCACGGATCCAAACTCAGCTTCACGATCTTCCAATTGTCTAAGGAGTGCAGTTTCGGCTACATCCTGAATATTGACATCTAGAGTAGTTACCACATCAAAACCATTTTCAGGCTTTACATCTTCCGCATCAAAAACAGGTTTCCAGCTACCTCCAGCAAGTCTTTGAAATAAGGCTTTACCATCAGTACCTCTTAAAAATTCATTGAAGGAATATTCGATCCCTGCGCCATACTCGTCTTCATTTAAGAATCCAACCGTACGACTAGCTAGGGAATTAAAAGGTCTATATCTTTTCTCAACTTTTTCAAAAAGGACACCACCACCTAATCGGCCACCTCTGAAAATTGGCCATTTGGCCATTTGCTGCATATCCTGATATCCGATCTGTTTTCTATTTAAAACGATATAGCGTTTGTGATCCTTTCTTGCGTCAGTGATCATTCGCTTATACGCTTTTGCAGACTTGTCTTTATAAAACCCCGATAGGAAAACAGAGAGAGAGTCAATTTTTGCTTTGAAGCGATCTTCTTTGACAATGGTAGGATCCAGAGCCACTCGATAAAAAGGTAGACTTGTCGCTAACAAGCTTCCATCTCCGGCATAAATATTCCCACGCGTCGCAGCAACTTCCCTGTACTGAAAGTTGATAGTTTCTGCTTTTTCTCTCCACTTATCGCCTTTGTCCAATTGCAACTGGGCAACACGATATGGAATCGCGGCTGCAACCAGCGCTACAAGGATGAATACCACCCTCACTCGGAGCAATATGGAGCGTTTTATATTCACTTCTCTATTTCGATCTTTATCGGCGGTTCATTTAATTCCTCTATTTCCTGTGCAGCCACTTTTTTAGCCACTTCAGACTGCATGCTACTCAACATGTATTCTGCTTCCAGCGTAGTCACATCTGCCCGAAGGTCTTCTACTTCCTGCTGTGCTTTTTCTATTTTCCTGACCATGTTTTCAGCACGGTGATTACTCCATATATAGACTAGTGCCAATAAGACCACAAAGCCTATTGGCGGAACCAACTGCACAGGTACTCCCTCACCCAAAAGTCCGGTCACGTTCAATTTTTCCTCAATCCAAGTGAAAATGGTTTTTCGAGGACCACTCGCTTTTTTCTGAGTATTCGACTTCTTCAGCTTCTTTTTAAACGTATTTTGACTCATTTTCCTGTCTTTTTAGCTACTCTTAGCTTCGCACTTCTAGCCCTTGGATTTCTTGCCACCTCTTCTTCATCAGCGATGACCGCCTTTCTTGTCACTGGCTCCAATGGGCGAATCATATTTCCATAAAAGTCCTTTTCTACTTCTCCCTGAAACTTTCCTTTTTGGATCAAATTCTTCACAAGCCGGTCTTCCAAGCTGTGGTAACTCATCACCACAAGTCTTCCCTCAGGCTTCAATAGATCAACCGAGTCGAGCAACATCTCCTCCAAAGCACCCATTTCATCATTCACTTCTATCCTGAGCGCCTGAAAAACCTGAGCGTAATATTTAAAGTCTTTTCCCCTTGGGGCATATTTTTTTAGGAAAGCCGTAAATCCTTCCGTGGTCTCAAATGGTTGAGCAGCTCGCTCAGAAACAACCGCTTGGGCCAATGTCTTGGCATTTCTTATTTCTCCATAAATCCCAAAAACCTTATGTAGCTGATGTGCCTCATAGGTATTCAAAACTTCTTTTGCAGATAATTCGGCAGATTGATTCATCCTCATATCCAAGTCTCCACTAAAGCGGGTAGAAAATCCACGGCTTGGTTCATCAATTTGATGAGATGAAATCCCCAAGTCAGCTAAGATCCCGTCCACTTTTTTCACCCCATGTAATCTGAGGTACCTTTTCAGATCTCTGAAATTGGCCTGGACAAAAGTGAAGTTTTCGCTTTCTGGGATATTGGCAATGGCATCCTCATCTTGATCAAAACCATATAGGTGCCCTTTATCCAAATGTTTTAGGATTTCCCTTGAATGTCCACCACCACCAAAAGTGACATCGACATAGATTCCGTTAGGATCTATAGCCAAGCCTTCAGTGCATTGGGGTAGCATGACTGGGATATGGTAAACAGACTCTGTCATGGCTTTAGGAGAGGTATTTTTCCATTAATGCCGATAAGTCAGCCGGGTCAGGGATGACATGCTTGGCATGATTCTCAGGATTCCAAATTTCTATTCGTGAACCGTTACCAGCAACAACTACCTCTTTTTCCAAGCTGGCATAAGCCTGAAATGTCTTTGGTATCAAGAGCCTTCCAGCACTGTCAAGCTCTACATCGACTACTGTATTGAAAAATGCACGCTGAAGCGCTCGCTGTTCCGGATTATTGATGTTTAAGGACTTGATCTGATTCTCAAGCTTCCGGTATTCCACCATAGGATACAGCGCCAAGCAATGATCCTCGGCCATCCGAAGCATCAATCCAGTCCCATTCGCATCTGGAATCGCTGCCTTAATTTTTGCCGGCAGCGCCAGACGTCCCTTGGGATCTAGCTTACAATCGTAATGGCTGTTGAACATCGCTTAATTTTTCCTTGAGTATGTGGTAAAGACAAAAGTAATAAAATGATATACACATTCTACCACTTCCCCCCACTTTTTCCCACTTTCTCTTAAAAGTAGCCAAAAGATTCAAGCAAGCCAATATTTAATCAATTATTTCAAGGATTTTTTTGGGGATATTTCTATGATTAACAGCTCTTTATAAAATTCAAAAAACCTCCAATTCTGACATTTTGAAGTGTTTTTCTACTAAAAAAATGCAATTTTATTGAATCCTATTTAGAATTGGAGAAAGAAAGTGGGAAGATTTCCCAAATTTTTTTTCAGCTTTCTCAAAAATGTGGGATAATATCCCATGAAGTTTTCTCAAGCCCAAAATTCAACTAGTCAATGTAGAATATTCAAAATTATTGACCAATAGTCAATGACGTTTCTCTTTACTAGGTAAAACAAAAAAAAGACCTGCCCACCAAGCAAGTCTTTTTTGAAGCATCAACACACAATTACCTTTTCAGGTATTTACCGTATTAAGAACGAAGCTTATACTAGTTATCGTCTGATTTATTAAGCTGTTCTTCTAATTTTTTTTGAAATTCTTTGATTTTGTCAGCATTCTCCTTTTGCCAAACTTCCATTTTTCGCTGGTATTCTTCCATTTTAGGCTGCATCTCTTTCTCCCAAGCCTTCATCTTTTCTTCAAATTCCTTCAATTTTGGTTCGTTTGATTTTTGCCATTCTTTCATTTTCGCCTCAAACTCTTTCATCTTTGGCTCATAGGCTTTTTGCCACTCCTTCATTTTGGCTTCAAACTCCTTCATTTTAGGTTCATTGGCTTTTTCCCACTCTTTCATCTTCTGCTCGTATTCCTTCATTCTAGGCTCATTTTCCTTCTCCCAAGCCTTCATCTTCTCCTCGAACTCTTTCATTTTTGGCTCCATGGTTTTTTCCCATTCAGCTGCTTTTTTCTCCATTTCTGCAGCTCGCTCTTCCATCTCTTTTTTCCACTTCTCCTTCTCTGCTTTGGTCATTCCAATGGTATCTTTTTGCATAATTTCCCAATCATCTCCAAAGTCCCAGAAACTTTCCATTCCTTCAAATTCCATCGGAGGCATAGGAGCCATCTTAAATTCCATTGGAGGCACAGGTGCCATTTCAAATTCAAAATCTGGTGCTGGAGCCATTTCAAAGTCCATTTCAGGCGCCATCGCCATCTCAAAGTCCATCACCGGAGCCATAGCGCCTTCTGGAAATTCAGGTACAGGAGTTAGCTCTAATTCAGGCATATCTTCAAGCTTGATCGTCTTTCCATTTTTCTGGATTACATAAACTCCTTTTTCATGGTTTTTATGGATGACTGTATCTTTACCATAAATAATGGTATCGCTTTTAATTTGGATATGGAATTCTTCCGCATCCTTAAGATCAATCACCTCATTTTCAGCATTTACCATCACCGGCACACCATCTGTAATAATGATTTTTTCAGTTTTAGAATTAACTGTATCTGAAATTGCCTTGACTACTTTAGGGGAGACCACAGATGCCACTTGAACTTGCTCCAAAGGCTCTACTTTCTCTGCCTTCGCAGGCACATCTTGCTGCGCACTTGCCATTAGGCCCGCACTTAATAATAGGGTGAATAACATAGGGATAGAAATTATAGGGTTCTGAGGATAGGTTTGGGCTGGATACCCCATGATCCTCTTAATTCTTTGTAATGTTGGATTTCTTTTTTTGCTGGCAGCTAAGGCCAATTCTGGAGGATTTTGCTTTGCAAAATTCAACACTTCTGTCAAACCATAAGCCAGTTCTTTGGCAGAAACACCAGTAGAAACAGCCAGGTCATCGGAAGCATTTTCTCTTAATTCTTTTACTGTTTGACTGATCCACCAGAAACAAGGATGGTAGAAAAACACCACTTCCAATGAGGACTGAAATAGATTAGCCAAATAGTCATTTCTCTTGATATGAGCCAGTTCATGGGCTAATATTGCCTCCAACTGTGAGGAAGAAAGCTGGAATAATAAGCCAGCAGGTATTAAAATCACAGGCTTCAAAAAGCCAAATGTGATGGGAGATTGACCTAAATCAGTAATCCTTAACTGAACATGCTTACTAACTCCAATTTTGTCACCAATATTTTTTACCAATTGGTCTATACTCGAGTCTTCGTTGGCCCAAGAAGACTTCCTTAAAATTCGAATTTCTGAAAGACTTGTGACCAATCTAAACATGAAGAGCATGGCCCCTAGGAACCAAACGTTCACCAATACGGGCAATTGGATTTCAATCCAATGGATTACTCTTGGTATCAATGCCTCTGTACCCATACTTGCTTCGCTCGTCTGAGTCAATATCATCGCATCCAAAGCCACCTTATCGAATAGTGAAGCTGGAGCATTTACATCCAATTGATACATAAAGGTGACAAGGGCAACAAGAAACGTCAATCCTAAACTTGACATCGCTAATGTGTACTTAAATGCAGGACTCCTTTTGGAGAAGATCTTTAACAACAGCCAAAGTGCTCCACCAATAAGGATCAGTTGCCAAATAGAGTGAACCAAGGTCCAGCCTAAGGCAAAAAGGAAATTATCCGGGATCAAATCATTTAAAATTGTCATCAGGAATCTCGTTCTAATTGGTCTAAAAATTCTCTTATTTCATTCAATTCCTCTTTGGAAGGATTTTCTTGCCCAAGCGCCTGCATCACTAATTTTTTTGCAGATCCACCAAATGCTGTAGTCATCAAATTCTTCAATAAAGACTTTTGTGTCTCTCCTTGGTTGGTAGCAGGCATGTAGATATGCGTTCTACTTTTTTCGTTTCTACTTACCATACCTTTGGCATGCATGATCTGCATGATTTTCAGCGTAGTGGTATACCCGGTTTCTTTGGATTTAGAAATCTCTTCGTGAATCTGTCTCACACTGGCTTCCTTCTTTTCCCAAAGCAGGGATAAAATCTCTAATTCAGCTTCTGTAGGTTTGCTCATGGCTTTGTTATACGACATCTTTCGTACAAAGTTATACGAAGACAATCGTAATATCAAAATATCTACGAAAATAATCGTATTAAAAAGTGTTAAATATCAGTTATTCAGAGCTTTTACCCTCAAAATAAACTAGAACATAAGAGGGATATTGTTTCTAGATTCCAACAAGGAACTTTCTTGCTTAGACATTAGTTGTATAAACATTGAATTTTTAAACAAAACCAACTAATACCATGAGTACGAATCAAGCATTATTACGACCAATCACGGTCGGAAATAAGAAATTATCCAATAGAGTCTGGATGGCACCTATGACTAGGTCTAGAGCAGCAAATCCGGAAAACAAACCATTCGAAATTCACACTAAATATTATGAGCAAAGAGCCTCATCTGGCCTAATTATTACTGAAGGGTCTCAGATATCCAAAAGAGCCGTGGGATACATCAATACGCCAGGGATCTATTCTCAAGAACAAATTGAGGGTTGGAAGGAAGTAACTAAAGCAGTACATGAGGAAAATGGACATATTTTCATTCAGCTATGGCATGTAGGAAGAATTTCACATCCTGACTTCCATAATGGAGAATTGCCATTGGCACCTTCAGCAATCAATCCAAATGAAAAATCCTACACTCCAGAAGGATTTAAGGAAACTGTCACTCCGAAGGCGATGAGCATTGAAGAAATCAAACAGACCATCGAGGATTTCAAAAATGGAGCTAAAAATGCAATGGAAGCGGGTTTTGACGGAGTAGAAATCCACTCTTCCAATGGATATTTATTGCACCAGTTTTTCAGCGCAACAAGTAATGTAAGAACTGACGAATATGGTGGAAGCATTGAAAATAGAGCGAAAATTCTTTTTGAAGTGATTGATGCAATCAAAGAAGTGATGCCCGAGAATAAGATCGGCGTAAGATTGAATCCATCGCTGAATGGTGTTTTTGGAATGAAGGCTGACAAAGAAACCATCCCGACTTTCGATTACATCATCAATAAATTGAATGAATACGATTTGGCATACCTGCACTTATCAGAACCATTCACTGACGTTTCGGACATTCCATATTTGGAGCCAAACATCGCAAAAAGATATAGACCTATTTATAAAGGCACTTTGGTGATCAACAATCAATTTGATCAAGAAAAAGGTAACAAGATCATCGAAGAAGGACTGGCTGATGCTGTGGCATTTGGAAAATTGTTTATCTCCAACCCAGATTTACCAATCCGATTTGAAAGCGATGCAGCACTGGCAGAATGGGATCAGGATACTTTCTATACCCCTGGAGAAAAAGGTTACACAGACTATCCACTCCTCGAGGAATCTAAAGTTGGATAATCACCAATTGGGCCGGATATTCCGGCCTTTTTTTTACATTTAAAAATGTGTTTAGTAGCTATTTCCTGGAATATCCATCCTGGGTATCCACTGATAATTCGAGCAAATCGAGATGAGTTTTTCAATCGGCCCACCGCTAAAGTTCATTTGTGGGAATCTGGATTTTATGGAGGAAAAGATTTGAAGAGCGGGGGAACCTGGATGGGTTTTCACCCAAATGGAAGATGGGCTTTACTCACAAATTATAGAGATTTTAATAGTCCTAGGAAAGCCCAAATTAGCAGGGGGAAATTGGTGCAGGATTTTTTGGAGAGTACAGTATCTCCGAAGGATTATTTGGCTTCCGTGGAAGTTAATCAAGATCAATATGATGGATTCAACTTGCTCGTATCAGACGGAGAAAAACTCTTTTATTTCAGCAATTTTGGAAAAGGAATCTTGGAGTTAGCACCGGGAATTCATGGGCTAAGCAATGGCTTATTGAATGATCCCTGGCCAAAAGTTGAATTGGCTAAATCCGAATTAAAACAAGCTACTTCGGAACATTTCACGGTTGACTCCTTGTTAGAAACACTCAAATCCAAAAAGACCTATTCCATAGACCAACTTCCGGACACGGGAGTCCCTGAAGAAATGGAGATTGGACTTTCTGCTCAATTTATCCGATTGGGAGACAATTACGGAACTGTATCTTCTACTGCTTTGATTTTGGATAAAAGTGGAAAAGTATGGATGAAAGAGCGGAGTTTTCAACCTGATTACAGTAAATTCACCGATGAAACCTATTCGTTTCATCGCTCAAACCTAGAAATTGATGACCCAGAAAATATATGATGTCTTGATCGTAGGCGGAGGCCCTATTGGTCTTGCTTGTGGTGTTGAAGCTCAAAAAGCAGATCTAGACTATGTGATTCTTGAAAAAGGAGCTTTAACAAATTCCATTTTCAACTACCCCATCAACATGACTTTTTTCTCCACTTCAGAAAGACTGGAGATGGCAGATATTCCTTTTATGTCCATTGGGAATAAGCCTACGAGAACGGAAGCTTTGGAATATTACAGAAGAGTTTTCCTTCATTTTAACCTAAACGTCAAACTTTACGAAGGGGTAGAAACCTTGACAAAAAATGGTGAGAATTTCGAGGTTAAGACCTCCAAAGGAACTTATCAAACCAAAAAGATTATCCTAGCAACTGGCTTTTACGATTTACCAAATCTCATGAATGTTCCCGGTGAAGATTTGCCAAAAGTTCAACACTATTACAAAGAACCTTGGCCATATATCGGCCAAAAAGTACTGGTTGTGGGGGGAGCAAATTCTGCTGTCGATGCAGCTTTGGAAACTTGGAGAAAAGGAGCCGAAGTCAGTATTGTCCTTTTGGAAGATGAAGTAGACCAAAATGTAAAATATTGGGTTAGGCCCGACATCATGAACCGCATCAAAGAAGGTTCGATCACAGCCTATACAAAATCCAGAATCAAAGAAATCCGAGCGCATGAAGTTGTGATATCAACTCCAGAGGGTGAAGTGACCATTGAAAATGATTTTGTGTTAGCGATGACAGGATACAAACCAAACTTTGCCTTACTCGATCAACTGGGAGTAGAAATGAGCCAAGATGAAAAAAGACAACCCTGCTACGATGAATTAAATCAAGAATCTAACGTGCCGGGAGTTTATTTGGCAGGAGTGGTTTGTGGTGGACTGAATACAAGGGAATTCTTTATTGAAAACAGCATCATCCATGCAGAGACGATTATGAGTGATATTAAGGAGAAGTTGAGTTAATGCTGAATTAATTTGCCTGTAACTCTCCCCAGTAAACAGTAAATTCCTCCGCCTCTACATTGGGATCTGGTTTTTTCATCCAGACTATTTTGCCCTTTTCAACCATAAACCCGTTTTGGTGCATCTTAGGCAGATTAACAGGAATCATTTCTCCATTTGGCTTCCTTAGAATAGTTCGCATTTTAGCTTCTTCACTAAGCCTCTTTTTGGTTTCATCCGGTGCATCACCCGCCACAACCAAAGCAATAGCTTCTTTATCTTTTGGGCTTGGTGAATAGGTGATTAATAAATCTTCTCCGTATTGAGTTAAGTTAATAATGGAAGAAGGATAAGCTCGTTTTTCAAAACTATTAATTTTACCTAATTCAATCGCCCCTTCTTCAAAGCCGGGATGAGTTTCAAACCCCTCAAGTTCCAAGTCTATTGTTTCCACCAATTCGGGAGTTTCTTCGCCCCAATTGTAGATATATAAAGTGGGTTCACCCTTAAACATCAGGTAGAGCAAATTACTCTTCTGATCAAAATGAAAAATTGGCCTGAAGTCTCTAAAGTAAAAAACATTTCCATTCAGAAACTGAGAGCTTTCCGGGAATGGGATCAACTTTTTGGTTTCATTAGTTTGAATATCCGTCATCAAGATATTCTTTCTTTCCTTTAAAAATTCCGCATCATACTTCCCATCAAAATCTTCTATAATATCTAGAGAGTAAAGCAAGTATTCTTTCCCATTTTTCTCTATCAGCTGTTCATTATCAAATAAAGAAATCGCAGAACCCAAGCCAACCTGATCTTGAAAAATCCTAAAATCCTGAACAACTTCACCTTCTATCTTAAGAACTTTCACTCCATACATAATATCAACAATCACAAGATTCCCATTCTTGTCCAATAAGAAATTTGAAGAAGCCATGCTAAACCTGCCGGGAACATCACCCTCTTTATTCCATTGATTCTCTAGCTCCCCTTCTTTATTAAAAATATAAACCTGCGAGGAAGCCATATCTCTAAAAACATACTGACCTCCTTGCTCCCCTTGATATAAAAAAACTCTTGCCAGGATATCTTTTACCGTTAAAGAGTCAGTTTTTTGAAATTCGTAGCTTAACTCTTGGGAGTTTTCTGCTTCTGAAGATTTTGGGGTTTCACATGCAAAAAGCACAAATAGTAAGGCGTAAAAAGTTGAATAGTTTCTCATAAAGTCAATTTAAGCTTCCATAATACTAAATTTAGTTTAGTTAATAAACTATTGCCTAGTAGATTACTTATTCCTCTCGCTTACTCATTCTAATCTCTTATCTTTGTCCCTGATTATGAAAAAGAAGCCTCCATTTTCTGTTGTCTATGAAGACAACCACCTTTTGATAGTAAATAAAACTGCCGGAGTTTTAGTCCAAGGAGATAAAACCGGAGACAAAACTCTCACGGATTATTGCAAAGATTACATTGCAAAAAAATACGATAAACCGGGAGCTGTTTTCCTCCATCCTGTTCATCGTTTAGACAGACCTGTCAGTGGGTTAGTTGCTTTTGCCAGAACGTCAAAAGGCCTGGAGCGTATGATGGAGCTTTTTAGAAAGCGTGATATCCATAAAGTTTACTGGGCGGTTGTGAAGCGCAAGCCCAAAGAAAAATCAGGTAAACTGACTCACTGGTTAGTAAAAGATGAGCAAAGAAACGTTGTGACTGCTCATGATCATGAGGTACCAGGATCTCAAAAAGCGGAGCTGAACTACAAAACCTTAGGCTTTATGAACGATCATTGGCTTTTGGAAGTAAGACCCATTTCTGGTCGCCCACACCAAATCAGAGTTCAACTGTCTTCCATGGGTTGCCCTATTCGAGGTGACTTGAAATATGGTTTCGCTAAACCTAACCCTGATGCAAGCATCAACTTACATGCCTTCCATCTCGTGTTTGTACACCCTGTGAAAAAAGAAAAAATGTATCTCAGAGCGGCCTTACCTGAAGAAGAGTTTTGGGAGCAGTTTTTACAATATGAGTCTGTCAAAGCAAAAGATCAACATCTCGACAATACCTTTTCCGGATAATTAAATCTAACCTTCTTATGAAAAACCTAATTTTAATTCTAGTTGGTGTATTATTCCTGGCCTCTTGCTCTACTGCGCCAAAAGAAAAGACTATTTACATTGTAAGACATGGGGAAAAAGTATTGACTGGAGATGATCCTATGTTATCAGAAGTTGGTCAACTTAGGTCACAGAAATTGGCACAAATCCTATCAGACAAGGGAATCGAGCATGTTTTCAGCACGAATTACCGAAGAACAAGAGATACCGCCTTACCTACTTCTATGCAAGCTGGTGTGGAAACTCAAATCTATGACCCAAGAAATCATGATGAATTAGTGGAACAACTGAATTCATTAGATGGAAATATTTTAGTAGTGGGCCATAGCAATACTGTAGGTCAAATTGCTAATTACTTTGTTGGAGAAGGTGAAAAATATGGTGATCTATCTGATGATGAGTACAACTTCATCTATATCGTAGACATAAATAAAGATGGCTCTAAAGTGACAAGAAAAACTTTTAGAGATTATTAAACCAAGACCAACTCAATCCCTTTTTCTT
Above is a window of Algoriphagus machipongonensis DNA encoding:
- a CDS encoding penicillin-binding protein, with protein sequence MNIKRSILLRVRVVFILVALVAAAIPYRVAQLQLDKGDKWREKAETINFQYREVAATRGNIYAGDGSLLATSLPFYRVALDPTIVKEDRFKAKIDSLSVFLSGFYKDKSAKAYKRMITDARKDHKRYIVLNRKQIGYQDMQQMAKWPIFRGGRLGGGVLFEKVEKRYRPFNSLASRTVGFLNEDEYGAGIEYSFNEFLRGTDGKALFQRLAGGSWKPVFDAEDVKPENGFDVVTTLDVNIQDVAETALLRQLEDREAEFGSVIVMEVKTGEIKAIANLQRNKSGNGYGENYNYAIGDQGNTEPGSTFKLLSMLALLEENKVSLNDKVETGNGAHRFYDRTMRDAKNGGYGTLTVREAFEKSSNVGISKLVDEYFGSSPSKFMAYLDKVGLKEPLGFQLIGEGKPYFKTPGDKNWYGTSLPWISIGYEIKLNPIHTLSLYNAVANGGTMVKPMIVKSIVRGNTIEKLYETEVIRQQIASDKTIKQLQELLEGVVDRGTARNIVDADYKIAGKTGTAQKLVDGKYTRKYYTSFAGYFPADRPKYSMIVVIDNPKGFAAYGGDVSAPVFKEIADRIYALDLELNPHNQKEIFIAEDNVNPKYPFTRAGRGEELNEIFEELGVKANPANAEQWVRTVSNAEPVQWENNDMDAPSVPDVSGLPLRDALFILENKGLNVNYSGKGVVRKQSINPGSKLVPNATINLVLG
- the rsmH gene encoding 16S rRNA (cytosine(1402)-N(4))-methyltransferase RsmH is translated as MTESVYHIPVMLPQCTEGLAIDPNGIYVDVTFGGGGHSREILKHLDKGHLYGFDQDEDAIANIPESENFTFVQANFRDLKRYLRLHGVKKVDGILADLGISSHQIDEPSRGFSTRFSGDLDMRMNQSAELSAKEVLNTYEAHQLHKVFGIYGEIRNAKTLAQAVVSERAAQPFETTEGFTAFLKKYAPRGKDFKYYAQVFQALRIEVNDEMGALEEMLLDSVDLLKPEGRLVVMSYHSLEDRLVKNLIQKGKFQGEVEKDFYGNMIRPLEPVTRKAVIADEEEVARNPRARSAKLRVAKKTGK
- a CDS encoding alkene reductase; translated protein: MSTNQALLRPITVGNKKLSNRVWMAPMTRSRAANPENKPFEIHTKYYEQRASSGLIITEGSQISKRAVGYINTPGIYSQEQIEGWKEVTKAVHEENGHIFIQLWHVGRISHPDFHNGELPLAPSAINPNEKSYTPEGFKETVTPKAMSIEEIKQTIEDFKNGAKNAMEAGFDGVEIHSSNGYLLHQFFSATSNVRTDEYGGSIENRAKILFEVIDAIKEVMPENKIGVRLNPSLNGVFGMKADKETIPTFDYIINKLNEYDLAYLHLSEPFTDVSDIPYLEPNIAKRYRPIYKGTLVINNQFDQEKGNKIIEEGLADAVAFGKLFISNPDLPIRFESDAALAEWDQDTFYTPGEKGYTDYPLLEESKVG
- the mraZ gene encoding division/cell wall cluster transcriptional repressor MraZ, with protein sequence MFNSHYDCKLDPKGRLALPAKIKAAIPDANGTGLMLRMAEDHCLALYPMVEYRKLENQIKSLNINNPEQRALQRAFFNTVVDVELDSAGRLLIPKTFQAYASLEKEVVVAGNGSRIEIWNPENHAKHVIPDPADLSALMEKYLS
- a CDS encoding NRDE family protein; its protein translation is MCLVAISWNIHPGYPLIIRANRDEFFNRPTAKVHLWESGFYGGKDLKSGGTWMGFHPNGRWALLTNYRDFNSPRKAQISRGKLVQDFLESTVSPKDYLASVEVNQDQYDGFNLLVSDGEKLFYFSNFGKGILELAPGIHGLSNGLLNDPWPKVELAKSELKQATSEHFTVDSLLETLKSKKTYSIDQLPDTGVPEEMEIGLSAQFIRLGDNYGTVSSTALILDKSGKVWMKERSFQPDYSKFTDETYSFHRSNLEIDDPENI
- a CDS encoding FtsL-like putative cell division protein, with the protein product MSQNTFKKKLKKSNTQKKASGPRKTIFTWIEEKLNVTGLLGEGVPVQLVPPIGFVVLLALVYIWSNHRAENMVRKIEKAQQEVEDLRADVTTLEAEYMLSSMQSEVAKKVAAQEIEELNEPPIKIEIEK
- a CDS encoding M56 family metallopeptidase — protein: MTILNDLIPDNFLFALGWTLVHSIWQLILIGGALWLLLKIFSKRSPAFKYTLAMSSLGLTFLVALVTFMYQLDVNAPASLFDKVALDAMILTQTSEASMGTEALIPRVIHWIEIQLPVLVNVWFLGAMLFMFRLVTSLSEIRILRKSSWANEDSSIDQLVKNIGDKIGVSKHVQLRITDLGQSPITFGFLKPVILIPAGLLFQLSSSQLEAILAHELAHIKRNDYLANLFQSSLEVVFFYHPCFWWISQTVKELRENASDDLAVSTGVSAKELAYGLTEVLNFAKQNPPELALAASKKRNPTLQRIKRIMGYPAQTYPQNPIISIPMLFTLLLSAGLMASAQQDVPAKAEKVEPLEQVQVASVVSPKVVKAISDTVNSKTEKIIITDGVPVMVNAENEVIDLKDAEEFHIQIKSDTIIYGKDTVIHKNHEKGVYVIQKNGKTIKLEDMPELELTPVPEFPEGAMAPVMDFEMAMAPEMDFEMAPAPDFEFEMAPVPPMEFKMAPMPPMEFEGMESFWDFGDDWEIMQKDTIGMTKAEKEKWKKEMEERAAEMEKKAAEWEKTMEPKMKEFEEKMKAWEKENEPRMKEYEQKMKEWEKANEPKMKEFEAKMKEWQKAYEPKMKEFEAKMKEWQKSNEPKLKEFEEKMKAWEKEMQPKMEEYQRKMEVWQKENADKIKEFQKKLEEQLNKSDDN
- a CDS encoding BlaI/MecI/CopY family transcriptional regulator, with the protein product MSYNKAMSKPTEAELEILSLLWEKKEASVRQIHEEISKSKETGYTTTLKIMQIMHAKGMVSRNEKSRTHIYMPATNQGETQKSLLKNLMTTAFGGSAKKLVMQALGQENPSKEELNEIREFLDQLERDS